One region of Xylanimonas ulmi genomic DNA includes:
- a CDS encoding YnfA family protein, which yields MPVRSIALFVVAALLEIGGAWLVWQGLREHRGWAWVGAGVIALGLYGVVATLQPDANFGRILAAYGGVFIVGSLAWGMVADGFRPDRWDVIGALVCLVGVALIMYAPRPGG from the coding sequence GTGCCCGTGCGCTCCATCGCCCTGTTCGTCGTCGCGGCCCTCCTGGAGATCGGGGGCGCGTGGCTCGTGTGGCAGGGGCTGCGCGAGCACCGCGGCTGGGCCTGGGTGGGTGCGGGCGTGATCGCGCTCGGGCTGTACGGCGTCGTCGCCACGCTGCAGCCCGACGCGAACTTCGGGCGCATCCTCGCGGCGTACGGCGGGGTGTTCATCGTGGGGTCGCTCGCGTGGGGCATGGTCGCCGACGGATTCCGGCCCGACCGCTGGGACGTGATCGGGGCGCTCGTCTGCCTCGTGGGGGTGGCGCTCATCATGTACGCGCCGCGCCCGGGTGGCTGA
- a CDS encoding DUF5808 domain-containing protein yields the protein MVQDGDADDQHLEDDMPSTTPRTTKRCGLRNLLTAAAIALSVAAVVKELRTPAPERTWNGKVAAVPYDFRVPTLARAKERLWDPEAANLVGPRVFGVGWTLNVGKLVAEVREVLAAKPPAA from the coding sequence GTGGTCCAGGATGGAGACGCCGACGACCAGCACCTGGAGGACGACATGCCGAGCACCACGCCGCGGACGACCAAGAGGTGCGGCCTGAGGAACCTGCTCACGGCGGCGGCGATCGCGTTGAGCGTGGCCGCCGTCGTCAAGGAGTTGCGCACACCCGCGCCCGAGCGCACCTGGAACGGCAAGGTCGCCGCAGTGCCCTACGACTTCCGTGTGCCCACGCTCGCGCGCGCCAAGGAGCGCCTGTGGGACCCCGAGGCGGCGAACCTCGTCGGCCCGCGCGTCTTCGGCGTCGGCTGGACGCTCAACGTCGGCAAACTCGTGGCCGAGGTCCGCGAGGTCCTGGCAGCCAAGCCCCCGGCTGCCTGA
- a CDS encoding Cof-type HAD-IIB family hydrolase has product MNALPPASPPDSDAVVQDAGGLPDVRLVVADMDGTLLHPDGHVPEDFWPLLERMRERGIAFAPASGRQYATLARIFAQHLEGMSVIAENGTYVVRDGVEVSSVTLDKRVVAEVVRAMRAVAATGRDVGTVVCGKRSAYVDRVDAAFWDQAHRYYAALESVVTPVPVTDLESVDDDILKVAVFDFDDVEAAVAPALAPLAETEQVVVSGHHWVDIMRTGVTKGTAVERLQAELGITREQTVAFGDYLNDLEMLDAAAWSFAMADAHPQVLDRARYVAPSAGEHGVVRVLERLLR; this is encoded by the coding sequence GTGAACGCCCTCCCCCCTGCCTCCCCGCCCGACTCCGACGCCGTCGTCCAGGACGCTGGCGGCCTGCCCGACGTGCGGCTCGTCGTCGCGGACATGGACGGCACACTGCTCCACCCGGACGGCCACGTCCCCGAGGACTTCTGGCCCCTCCTGGAGCGCATGCGCGAGCGCGGGATCGCCTTCGCGCCCGCGAGCGGCCGGCAGTACGCGACGCTCGCGCGCATCTTCGCCCAGCACCTGGAGGGCATGTCGGTCATCGCCGAGAACGGCACCTACGTGGTGCGCGACGGCGTCGAGGTCAGCTCGGTGACGCTCGACAAGCGCGTGGTGGCCGAGGTCGTGCGGGCGATGCGAGCGGTGGCGGCCACCGGACGCGACGTCGGCACGGTCGTGTGCGGCAAGCGGTCGGCGTACGTCGACCGCGTCGACGCCGCGTTCTGGGACCAGGCGCACCGGTACTACGCGGCGCTCGAGTCGGTCGTCACGCCGGTTCCCGTCACCGACCTGGAGTCGGTCGACGACGACATCCTCAAGGTCGCGGTCTTCGACTTCGACGACGTCGAAGCAGCCGTCGCCCCAGCGCTCGCGCCGCTCGCCGAGACCGAGCAGGTGGTGGTCTCAGGCCACCACTGGGTCGACATCATGCGCACGGGCGTCACCAAGGGCACCGCCGTCGAGCGGCTGCAGGCCGAACTCGGGATCACGCGCGAGCAGACGGTCGCGTTCGGCGACTACCTCAACGACCTGGAGATGCTCGACGCCGCGGCCTGGTCGTTCGCGATGGCCGACGCGCACCCCCAGGTCCTCGACCGCGCGCGCTACGTGGCGCCGTCGGCGGGCGAACACGGCGTGGTGCGCGTGCTGGAGCGGCTGCTGCGCTGA